Proteins encoded in a region of the Marinococcus sp. PL1-022 genome:
- a CDS encoding cold-shock protein, translating into MEQGTVKWFNAEKGFGFIEREGADDVFVHFSAIQEEGFKTLEEGQTVEFEIVEGDRGPQAANVTKN; encoded by the coding sequence ATGGAACAAGGTACAGTTAAGTGGTTTAACGCAGAAAAAGGTTTTGGCTTCATCGAACGCGAAGGTGCAGACGACGTTTTCGTTCACTTCTCCGCTATCCAGGAAGAAGGCTTTAAAACCTTAGAAGAAGGACAAACGGTAGAATTCGAAATAGTAGAAGGCGACCGCGGCCCACAAGCTGCAAACGTCACTAAAAACTAA
- a CDS encoding organic hydroperoxide resistance protein: protein MAETIFTSKATVEGGREGHVRSEDGMIDVNLEQPGSGSSKSGSNPEQLFASGYAACFDGMLNLQASKKNKDVSSKTTAAVSLQKDESDGMFQLAAELTVEISGVSKEEADELVDLAHQYCPYSKATRNNIEVKVQSEVK from the coding sequence ATGGCAGAAACAATATTTACTTCAAAAGCTACTGTAGAAGGCGGACGTGAAGGTCATGTTCGTTCTGAAGATGGAATGATTGATGTGAATCTGGAACAGCCGGGTTCAGGTTCTTCCAAATCAGGATCCAATCCGGAGCAGCTTTTTGCATCGGGCTATGCAGCCTGCTTTGACGGTATGCTGAACCTGCAGGCAAGCAAGAAGAATAAAGACGTTTCTTCTAAAACAACTGCAGCTGTCAGTCTGCAAAAAGACGAATCCGACGGCATGTTTCAATTGGCTGCTGAACTCACGGTAGAAATCAGCGGTGTTTCAAAAGAGGAAGCAGACGAATTAGTGGATCTTGCTCACCAGTACTGCCCTTATTCCAAAGCGACAAGAAACAACATTGAAGTAAAGGTTCAATCTGAAGTGAAATAA
- a CDS encoding PAS domain-containing protein: protein MNQDFPLKTPTNSLLLTAVDHTRVGVIITDPDIEDNPIIYTNSGFCNLTGYSAEEILGSNCRFLQGPESDVHTIGRMREALKTYEPISIEIINYRKDGTMFWNELHIDPVYESEEDKYYFIGVQKDITKQKNAEKDALEYFNEISLLSTPIVPIINSVYAMPLIGNVDEQRLKIIFTNITDVIHHSKVETLIVDLSGLSTLNDDIMKGIFTLNDLLKLLGTELIVTGISPSLAVRSKDMDFDFSAFQTFGTVKDAIRFKQRNT from the coding sequence ATGAATCAGGACTTCCCATTAAAAACCCCAACTAATTCTTTACTGCTCACAGCCGTTGATCATACCCGGGTCGGAGTAATCATTACTGACCCTGATATAGAAGACAATCCTATCATCTATACAAACAGTGGCTTTTGCAATTTAACCGGCTATTCCGCAGAAGAGATTCTTGGAAGCAACTGCCGTTTTCTCCAGGGACCGGAAAGCGACGTTCATACTATCGGGCGTATGAGAGAAGCGCTGAAAACATACGAACCCATTTCGATTGAAATTATTAACTACCGGAAAGACGGCACTATGTTTTGGAACGAGCTTCACATTGACCCTGTATATGAATCGGAAGAAGATAAATATTATTTTATTGGAGTGCAAAAAGATATTACAAAACAAAAGAATGCTGAAAAAGATGCTTTAGAGTATTTCAATGAAATCAGTCTTTTATCCACTCCCATCGTTCCTATCATTAATAGTGTATACGCGATGCCACTAATCGGTAACGTCGATGAGCAGAGACTAAAGATTATTTTCACAAATATTACTGACGTAATTCACCACTCCAAAGTGGAAACGCTCATCGTCGACCTTTCCGGTCTTTCGACATTGAATGACGATATTATGAAAGGAATCTTCACTCTAAATGATCTTCTGAAACTGCTTGGCACAGAATTGATTGTAACCGGGATTTCTCCAAGTCTTGCGGTAAGGTCCAAAGATATGGACTTTGATTTTTCCGCTTTTCAGACCTTTGGGACAGTAAAAGATGCAATTCGTTTCAAGCAGCGGAACACTTGA
- a CDS encoding DEAD/DEAH box helicase encodes MTLFSELRLESPILQAIEEMGFEEATPIQSEVIPKAKNGTDIIGQAQTGTGKTAAFGIPLLEAADKTANAPQGIVLAPTRELAVQVSEELNRLGKHKRVTAVAVYGGQDIQRQIKALKRKPQIIVATPGRLMDHVRRKTIDLGKMNTVVLDEADEMLSMGFVDDIEEILKDIPEPRQMLLFSATMPPKLKRVADKFMTNPEQVQVKNKSMTVAKIDQYYIEVNEQEKFETLCNMLDYTPPELAIVFGRTKRRVDELAEALSRRGYAAEGIHGDMKQAQRDKVLQKFKKGTIELLIATDVAARGIDVSGVTHVYNFDLPQDPESYVHRIGRTGRAGNEGVAYSFVPSREMTHLRLIEKTVQAKLKKAPKPTRNDAVEGRAQQAVQKLVGSMEVDDNEYWERTAEELLNEYEAKEIVAAALKMNAREVKEEPVKLTSEAPLRNKGSKGQGKSSSKYKQKRPQGQGHGSSKNSRPPRNKKKRMDLS; translated from the coding sequence TTGACTTTATTTTCAGAACTAAGATTGGAATCACCTATTCTTCAAGCTATTGAAGAAATGGGATTTGAAGAAGCAACACCCATACAATCGGAAGTTATTCCAAAAGCGAAGAACGGAACGGATATTATTGGCCAGGCACAAACTGGCACAGGAAAAACTGCAGCTTTCGGCATACCGCTTCTTGAAGCAGCCGATAAAACAGCAAACGCTCCGCAGGGCATTGTACTTGCACCTACTAGAGAGCTTGCTGTGCAGGTATCCGAAGAATTAAACCGCCTCGGAAAGCATAAACGTGTTACAGCAGTAGCCGTTTACGGAGGACAGGATATTCAGCGCCAAATTAAAGCGCTGAAAAGAAAACCACAAATCATTGTAGCAACGCCGGGGCGTTTAATGGATCACGTGCGGAGAAAAACGATCGACCTCGGAAAAATGAATACAGTGGTGCTTGATGAAGCAGACGAGATGCTCAGCATGGGATTTGTGGATGACATTGAAGAAATCTTAAAGGATATCCCAGAGCCAAGACAGATGCTTTTATTCTCAGCTACAATGCCTCCAAAGCTGAAGCGTGTAGCAGATAAATTCATGACTAACCCTGAACAGGTTCAAGTGAAAAATAAAAGCATGACAGTAGCGAAGATCGATCAGTATTATATCGAAGTGAACGAACAGGAAAAGTTCGAAACGCTTTGTAATATGCTCGATTATACTCCGCCGGAGCTTGCGATTGTTTTCGGACGCACGAAGCGCCGCGTGGATGAACTCGCAGAAGCATTATCAAGACGCGGTTATGCAGCAGAAGGCATTCATGGCGACATGAAGCAGGCTCAAAGAGATAAAGTGCTTCAGAAATTCAAAAAAGGTACGATTGAGCTATTGATCGCTACTGACGTAGCTGCCCGCGGCATTGACGTGAGCGGTGTCACACACGTATACAACTTTGACCTTCCGCAGGATCCGGAAAGCTATGTGCACCGGATCGGCCGTACAGGACGGGCAGGAAACGAAGGCGTGGCATACAGCTTCGTACCGTCGAGAGAAATGACGCATCTGCGTCTTATCGAAAAAACGGTTCAGGCCAAATTGAAAAAAGCGCCAAAGCCGACGAGAAACGATGCAGTTGAAGGACGTGCCCAGCAGGCCGTACAAAAACTGGTCGGATCGATGGAAGTCGACGATAACGAATACTGGGAGCGTACAGCAGAAGAGCTGCTGAATGAATACGAGGCAAAAGAAATCGTAGCAGCAGCGCTTAAAATGAACGCACGCGAGGTAAAAGAAGAGCCGGTAAAACTTACTTCGGAAGCACCGCTTCGTAATAAGGGCTCTAAAGGCCAGGGCAAGTCTTCCTCGAAATATAAGCAAAAGCGTCCTCAGGGGCAGGGTCACGGCTCCAGTAAAAACAGCCGGCCGCCAAGAAACAAAAAGAAAAGAATGGATCTTTCCTAA